From the Amia ocellicauda isolate fAmiCal2 chromosome 21, fAmiCal2.hap1, whole genome shotgun sequence genome, one window contains:
- the efcab11 gene encoding EF-hand calcium-binding domain-containing protein 11 isoform X1: protein MNMFSYKTRLNGQERHISAADERKLTLVFQQCDEGGKGYLRREDLKIAIVMLFGYKPSKSETNLLMDPVLQTHFPGVPLDHFIRLMGRKLSAQDPYEKARQIFMAFDVHCRGFLTVEDFKKAFACVAPHLPERTVQEVFREVDRDSDGHVSFLDFECVISCGQDDDL, encoded by the exons ATGAACATGTTTTCTTACAAAACACGTCTAAACGGACAAGAAAGACACATTTCCGCGGCTGACGAAAGGAAGTTAACTTTG GTTTTCCAGCAATGCGACGAAGGGGGAAAGGGCTATTTAAGACGAGAGGATCTGAAAATTGCTATAGTCATGTTATTTGGATACAAGCCGTccaag TCAGAGACAAACCTGCTAATGGATCCAGTTCTGCAAACACATTTTCCAG GCGTCCCCTTGGATCACTTTATACGtctcatggggaggaaattgtCAGCGCAGGATCCCTACGAAAAGGCGAGACAGATCTTCATGGCGTTTGATGTGCACT gtcgTGGCTTCTTGACGGTAGAAGACTTCAAAAAGGCCTTCGCTTGCGTTGCACCTCACTTACCTGAGCGAACCGTGCAGGAAGTATTTCG GGAGGTGGATCGAGATTCAGACGGCCATGTAAGCTTTCTGGACTTTGAGTGTGTCATCAGTTGTGGACAAGACGATGACCTGTAG
- the efcab11 gene encoding EF-hand calcium-binding domain-containing protein 11 isoform X2: MNMFSYKTRLNGQERHISAADERKLTLVFQQCDEGGKGYLRREDLKIAIVMLFGYKPSKSETNLLMDPVLQTHFPGRGFLTVEDFKKAFACVAPHLPERTVQEVFREVDRDSDGHVSFLDFECVISCGQDDDL; encoded by the exons ATGAACATGTTTTCTTACAAAACACGTCTAAACGGACAAGAAAGACACATTTCCGCGGCTGACGAAAGGAAGTTAACTTTG GTTTTCCAGCAATGCGACGAAGGGGGAAAGGGCTATTTAAGACGAGAGGATCTGAAAATTGCTATAGTCATGTTATTTGGATACAAGCCGTccaag TCAGAGACAAACCTGCTAATGGATCCAGTTCTGCAAACACATTTTCCAG gtcgTGGCTTCTTGACGGTAGAAGACTTCAAAAAGGCCTTCGCTTGCGTTGCACCTCACTTACCTGAGCGAACCGTGCAGGAAGTATTTCG GGAGGTGGATCGAGATTCAGACGGCCATGTAAGCTTTCTGGACTTTGAGTGTGTCATCAGTTGTGGACAAGACGATGACCTGTAG